TATACCCTATTTATATGTCTATGCCGGTCAGCCATGGCGAACGCAGAAGTTGATCCATGAGCTTGTAAACGAATGGTTCCGAAACGATCTGATGGGAGTCCCCGGAGACGAAGATGGTGGAGGGCTGAGTGCGTTCGCCGTCTTTTCGATGATGGGATTCTATCCCGTCACACCGGGTTTACCGGTCTATGTGATCGGTAGTCCTTTTTTCAGCAAGATAACGATCGATCTCGGTGGAGGCAACCACCTTACGATCATCGCCAACGGTGCCGGAGCTGAAAACAAATACATCCAAAAGGCCGTGCTCAACGGGAAAACCTTGGATAAAGCATGGTTCCAACATAGCGACATAGCCCAAGGCGGCATTTTGGAGCTGAAGATGGGACCGCGCCCCAACAAACTATGGGGAGTCGATACGCCTCCTCCTTCTGCAGATCCCTATCCGGGCGACTGATCCTTCCCGACTTTCCCTTGATTGTGACGTGTACTGAGAAAAGTCGTATGTTGTTTTTGGTGCCGAAAGACGGAGAATTGCCGAGCCTAAAATCTCAAAAACTCGAACCACAAGGAAAATCTTTACGTGCGAGATTTTTTTGCTTTTGGCTCGAGTTTTATTTTTTTCTCGAACCATCTTTTTTCGATCCGCAATTATGCTTTTTCATGCTCTGCAACCGCTCGGAAAGCAATTCCTGCTGCCTGTCGAGAAAGGCTTCGGCAGCAGAGGCCGTGGTGCATACCGGCTCCCTTATAATATAGGTATGCCTCATGTAATTCTTCATAGATATAACGACCAAACAGATCCCCATTATACAGAACAAACTGAACCATAGACCAAGAAAGAAACTCGGATTCAGAACTCCGTTCGAGTGCTTCTTCCTGAATTTTCCTTAGTGTTGCATTTATTTGTGGAATGCGTTAGCCTTGATGTGCAAATACATATCTGAAAGGAATTTGGGAAAAATGGTATATTTGCAAGTCTCTTCGAAAAGTGTACGGCACAATGGGTATTCGTGACAAAAGAGCAAGTCTTAACAGCAAGAAGCAACGCATCTTAGCCTGGTGGCGTCGCCATTGGTACGTCAAGTATCTGGTGGTAATCGGCTTCTTCTTTCTGGTGACGTTCGTTTTCGGCGATGCCAATATCAGCAAGCAGATTCGCTACAAAAGCCGTATCAACAATTTGAAGAAAGAACTACGGGAGGTAAAGGAACGTTATCATCAGGATAGTGTGCGACTGGAAGAAATCCGGGCGAACAAACAGGGAATAGAGCATACGGCCAGAGAGTTGTATCTGATGAAGCGACCCGAAGAGATCATTTTTCTGATCAAGGATAGCGTCCAAGACAAACAATAACGAAAATAGGGGCAGCAGGGATGAACCCACAGCAGATTCGTGAGATAAGCTACCGTGTCGGCAGTCTCCTTTTGATCTTCGGAGCAGCATCCAGATTGGTACGCTTTGTGCCCGGAGATTACCTCTACGCATTGGGGGCGGTATTCTATCTGCTTTCCTATGCCCTGACTCCTGTTGCGGATTTGGATACTCGTACGCGCAGGCTCTACCGGATGAATGTCCTTTCCGGGGCTTTTTTCGTAGTCTCGGCTATATTGGTCTTTGTACGAGCAGATTCCCTTTGGCTCTTGTTTTTTGCCATTGGTGTGATCTACATGATTTATGCTTCCTTGCTTCTGCTCTTCAGGAAAGGATCGGGAGAGCAAGGAAAAAACAAGAAATAAGATTCTCTACAAACGAAATATGCAACCTCCAAAAAGTCGGTCACCCCGCCTGAGACGTCAGCCGGACAAGGTTTTCGAAGTCAGAGAAGAGGATACCCTCTTGCCTTTTCTCGTTCGTATGCTGAAGGATAATAGCCGCACGTCCGTTAAGCAGATATTGACGAGACGGCAAGTTTCCATCAACGGTGTGCCGACTACTCGACACGATGCAGAGCTGAAAGCCGGCGACAGGGTAATCGTGCATCGGACACAGCTGCCGGAAGAGCTGCGCCATCCTTTGGTGCGGATCATTTGGCAGGACGACTATTTCGTCCTGATCGAGAAGAAAGCCGGAGTCTCCACTGTAGCCAGTGGCGTCAATAAGGACAGGACTGCTCTGCGCATCGTTAGCGATCATCTCAAGCAATATGATCCGGAGGTGAAAATCTTTATGCTCAACAGACTGGACAAAGATTCTGCCGGAATGGTGCTCTTTGCCAAGAATAAAGAGGTACAGGGGTTTGTGGTGGACAAATGGTCCAAGGTCGTATTGGAACAGCGTTTCGTGATGGCGATCGAAGGAGAGATGCCCGATGCCGAGGGTACGCTGGATCCTCCTCGCTATCAAACTTCGATCAAGGGCAAGCAGTCTCGTATCGTGGCTGAGACTCCTTCCGTTCATTCGGTGGGAACGGCTCGTTACAAGGTTATTCGTCGCGGAGCGGTATGCTCGCTCGTGGAAGTGACTTTGCTGAGCGGTCGGAACAATCAGCTTCGACGGCAAATGGGGCAGTTGGGTATTCCGATTGCAGGTGATTGGAGGCAGGGTAGTTCTTTCCGCCATCTGGACTGTCTGGCCCTACAGGGAACGCGATTCGTATTCCGTCATCCTGAAACGGGAGATACGCAGGAATATAAGTTGCCTTTGCCCAAACTCTTTCGCCGCCTGATACATCTCGAAGAAGGCACTGCAGCAGACCAAACAATATCAAAGACAAAAAAACGTTCCAAATAGGTAGCTGACTAAATTTTAATAATCCAACATATAATAATGACAAACAAGAACCACAGAAACAGCAAATGGACGGTAGCTTTAGCCCTACTGTTTCTCTCTATGTTGCCCATCGGGGCATCTGCTCAGATTATCAAGGATGTAGTCGTTTGGAAAACCTCTCTTCAGGATAGCGACACGCCTGAGAAAACATTGGTGTTTACGGCCACGATCAAACCCGGATGGCACCTTTATGACCAAAATCTGCCCGAGGATGGCCCTACATCCACAGAATTCCTGTTCGATAAAATGACGGGAGCCAAACTTGTCGGTAAGGCTATTCCTGACAAAGCTCCTGTCAACCGATACGACAAGCAGTTCGAAATGGATCTGAGATGGTACGAGAAGACTGTCTCTTTCCGTCAGAAAATTCAGGTGACGGACCCTGCCAAATTCTCTATCAAAGGTGGTGTTCGCTTCATGGCTTGTAATGATGAAAACTGTCTGCCCCCCGAAACGAGCGACTTCTCTTTCGATGCTTCGATGATCAAGAGCAAGGCTGCAGCTCCTGATACCGAAGCTGAAGCAGCTGAAGCGGTTGCTGCCGAGACCGCAGCGGATACTACATCGCAGACCGATGCTGCCGAAGCTCTTTCGTCCAAGGCTGACTTGTGGACACCGGTTGTTAGCGAGTTGCGTGCATACGGTGATGATACGCTCAAGCAGGCGGAGAGTGCTCCGTGGAAGATTTTCCTCTACGGTTTCCTCTACGGTTTTGTTGCATTGCTTACTCCTTGCGTATGGCCTATGATCCCGATGACGGTGAGCTTCTTCCTTAAGCGTAATAAGGACAAGAAGAAAGCCGTGAGAGATGCCTTTACCTACGGAGCTTCCATCATCGTTATCTACGTAGTGCTCGGCTTGCTCATTACGGGTATTTTCGGTGTCAATTCTCTGAACAGTTTGGCTACGAATGCGGTCTTCAACATCATATTCTTCCTGCTGTTGGTAGTCTTCGCTATCTCTTTCTTCGGAGCATTCGAGCTGGTGTTGCCGTCATCTTGGACTAACAAGCTGGACAGCAAGGCGGACTCTACGACCGGTTTGCTCAGTATTTTCTTTATGGCCTTTACGCTGGCTTTGGTGTCCTTCTCTTGTACCGGTCCTATTATCGGTACGCTCTTGGTACAGGCTGCTACAGCCGGCTCCAAACTGGCTCCGGCCATGGGCATGCTTGGCTTTGCCACTTCATTGGCTTTGCCCTTTACTCTTTTTGCGGTCTTCCCCAGCTGGTTGCAGGGTATGCCTAAGAGCGGAGGATGGTTGAATATGGTGAAGGTGGTACTCGGCTTCCTCGAATTGGCTCTTGCTCTCAAGTTCCTCTCCGTGGCAGACTTGGCATATGGCTGGCATATCCTCGATCGTGAGACTTTCCTCGCTCTCTGGATTGTCATTTTCGCTCTGCTCGGTTGCTATCTCTTGGGATGGATCCGTTTCAGCCATGATAGCGAATGGCCACATCTCTCTGTGCCGCGCTTTATGATGGCTACTGTCTCTTTGGCTTTTGCTGTATATATGATCCCCGGTTTGTGGGGGGCTCCGCTCAAGGCTGTAAGTGCTTTTGCTCCGCCGCTCCACACGCAGGATTTCAATCTCTATAGTGGCGAAGTTCATGCTCACTTTACGGATTATGAGGCCGGTATGGCTTTTGCTCGTCAGGAGAACAAACCTGTCCTCCTCGACTTCTCAGGTCACGGTTGCGTGAACTGTAGAAAGATGGAGAATGCCGTTTGGATCGATCCTACAGTAAAGAGCATGCTGGAAAAGGACTATGTACTCATTACCCTGATGGTGGATGAAAAGAAGCCTCTGGCCGAACCTCTGACCATCGTTTTCGATGGTAAAGAGAAGACTCTCCGCACTGTGGGCGACAAGTGGAGTTACCTCCAGAGCCATAAGTTCGGAGCCAATGCACAGCCTTTCTATGTGGCAATTGATCATGAGGGCAAGCCCCTGAGTGCATCCTACTCATATAATGAAGATGTGCCTCTGTACGTGGACTTCCTGAAAGGTGGTTTGCAAGAATTCAAAAAACGCAAAAACAAGTAATCGTTTTTCATCAGGCGATGCATACACGCGCTGAGAAATTGGAGGCTTTCGGCCGTCTGCTGGATGTCCTGGATACCTTGC
This genomic stretch from Porphyromonas gingivalis ATCC 33277 harbors:
- a CDS encoding RluA family pseudouridine synthase; translation: MQPPKSRSPRLRRQPDKVFEVREEDTLLPFLVRMLKDNSRTSVKQILTRRQVSINGVPTTRHDAELKAGDRVIVHRTQLPEELRHPLVRIIWQDDYFVLIEKKAGVSTVASGVNKDRTALRIVSDHLKQYDPEVKIFMLNRLDKDSAGMVLFAKNKEVQGFVVDKWSKVVLEQRFVMAIEGEMPDAEGTLDPPRYQTSIKGKQSRIVAETPSVHSVGTARYKVIRRGAVCSLVEVTLLSGRNNQLRRQMGQLGIPIAGDWRQGSSFRHLDCLALQGTRFVFRHPETGDTQEYKLPLPKLFRRLIHLEEGTAADQTISKTKKRSK
- a CDS encoding FtsB family cell division protein, whose product is MGIRDKRASLNSKKQRILAWWRRHWYVKYLVVIGFFFLVTFVFGDANISKQIRYKSRINNLKKELREVKERYHQDSVRLEEIRANKQGIEHTARELYLMKRPEEIIFLIKDSVQDKQ
- a CDS encoding protein-disulfide reductase DsbD family protein; translated protein: MTNKNHRNSKWTVALALLFLSMLPIGASAQIIKDVVVWKTSLQDSDTPEKTLVFTATIKPGWHLYDQNLPEDGPTSTEFLFDKMTGAKLVGKAIPDKAPVNRYDKQFEMDLRWYEKTVSFRQKIQVTDPAKFSIKGGVRFMACNDENCLPPETSDFSFDASMIKSKAAAPDTEAEAAEAVAAETAADTTSQTDAAEALSSKADLWTPVVSELRAYGDDTLKQAESAPWKIFLYGFLYGFVALLTPCVWPMIPMTVSFFLKRNKDKKKAVRDAFTYGASIIVIYVVLGLLITGIFGVNSLNSLATNAVFNIIFFLLLVVFAISFFGAFELVLPSSWTNKLDSKADSTTGLLSIFFMAFTLALVSFSCTGPIIGTLLVQAATAGSKLAPAMGMLGFATSLALPFTLFAVFPSWLQGMPKSGGWLNMVKVVLGFLELALALKFLSVADLAYGWHILDRETFLALWIVIFALLGCYLLGWIRFSHDSEWPHLSVPRFMMATVSLAFAVYMIPGLWGAPLKAVSAFAPPLHTQDFNLYSGEVHAHFTDYEAGMAFARQENKPVLLDFSGHGCVNCRKMENAVWIDPTVKSMLEKDYVLITLMVDEKKPLAEPLTIVFDGKEKTLRTVGDKWSYLQSHKFGANAQPFYVAIDHEGKPLSASYSYNEDVPLYVDFLKGGLQEFKKRKNK